GCAATCCAAGAGGATAACCCAACATCACTGTGTCTGCCTGCTTCACTGGATGACCTGTGGGAGGTACAAAATACTTTCTGACAGCATGTTATGGACATCATTTTTCTCTGCAGTTCAGTgtcagaaaggaaagaaaatgaacCTTTGATATAGCCATCAAACTCAGGATGATACTGGGCTTCTTGGTCAAAAGGTATTTTGAGGTTTTTGGCCACTTCTTGCCATTCCTTTGGTGCAGGATGTTGAAGGCGGTCAGCCAATTCCACAGCAAACTGGAGACTGACAAAGGAGAAACTTTTTGTATTATTGGTAATCATGAGTTAATATGCACTGCAGGGATATATTCAAATACTAGTACCTGAATTTGGCcactgtgtttgtgtacacagagttgtTGACATTGTAATAATACTCATCAGGTGGCATGACACCTGAATGGCACAAAGGGAAAtgctttgttgtattttcataGAGACAGCCATGCAGTTACATATTATCAATTACATGCATATCATACAGTTATGCTTCCAAGTTAGCCACAACATTTTAAGTCACATAATTGTTTTAGGTATCTAACatgtataaatacagtatattaaagtgcccatattatgctcattttcaggtttataaaatggctagttacgtagaaagccgtaGCTCACCCCGAGACTGAAAGCAGGACACATTCAGAGACCCGTATCTcaatcaaaacagcatggatagttttttccccgagtttgtatgcgtgtggaagcaccagagacccaaaataacaccccaaatcccagaaaaaaatggttttttttcataatatggacaCTTTAATACATAAATCTGCCATTACAATGGCAatataaaaaagtgaaagaaatataattaaaaaaaaaaatcttaacaaTGAGAGCCAAGTTATACCTTATTACAGAACTTGTTTTGTGGGTTTTTCCCGGTAGTAGATGAAACCAGTCAGATGCCTTTAATTTagcttttattaaataattaaccTGATAACCATGAAAAGCTAAAATGATTCGCTATAAATACCACAttttcaataattaaaaaaaaattgtttaccTAAGAGATGGTACTTCTGTTCCTCAGGGTTCCACGATGCTCTAGAAACCCAGTAATCAGCCACACCGTAAATCACCTCCCTGCCCCGGCCCTCTGTGAACATGGACAGATCCTGTAACAAAGAGTTGGTATTATCACACAGCCTGAGACAGTGTGACGATGAGTGAGGATAAAGAAGCGTACCTCAGTGAGGTAGAGATAGTGTTGGAAGGCCAGGGTGACATCTCCATTTATGTGAATCTCTTGTTGTCCATAAATGTCTTCTGGACACACCTCCCTCCCTGACACTGCACTCTCCCATGGGAACTTCAGTCCCTGTAAAGATAATATATTTTCTTCAGAAGACTCAAACAGTTCAATGGTTAGTTAAAATATAGAAAAGGaaaacgcacgcacgcgcacaaaCAGTACCACCATTAAAATATATCCAACACTGCTGTTATTTTGCCACAAGACCGCAGCTAATACAACAGGTAATTGTGATGTATTTGACCTATTTTGTAGACTTTTAATGTTTACTAGCATACTTTATTGTGTTGCACTTGCTATGGGGTCTTAGGTAGTTTAAAAGTTCGGGAAATATACTAATTTGCTTTCAGAGATTTAGATCAGAAGATCTATACCAATCTGTCTGTATGCTAATAATAGAGCTCCAACAAAGTCAATTAGTTTAGCTAGGAAACAACTGATCTTGTTCTGTACAAAGATAACAAAATGCTGATATTAAAATGTtgcatcttgtttgtttaaaccACACTGTAACAAAGAGAGCCAGGCTACTGGCTAGCTTTtttcccctgcttccagtcttttgctaagctaagctaagctaagctaagctaagctaaagtaagCTAAGGCTCTTCTTCTGTACAACTACATAGTTGTAACACCTTTGCTCtaagttttgtttatttcatcaacttttttctgatttgtcacCCCTACCAttgagtttgtctttttttttttttaaacagtttttacaattttttaactgctctccctccccccccccccccccccccgatcctGTATAAAGATTTCACAAAACACCACCTACATGCATAGTCAGTGAAACAGAGGAGTTTTGGTGACACCTACAGTATATCCCACTGATAATCATACTGACAATCATACCTTGAAGCCCTGCTTTTGGGCGTTGTCTTTTGCGCCATCTATAGTTCCCACCCTGTACTCTAGCACAGCTCGGGCTAGCTTGGGGTAGAAGAGGGCTATGCCAGGATACATCCAGATGTCCTGTTACAGGAAGGCAGGGTCATCATACAACCCAAACAAACAGCATGTAGAGCTAGCCATTAACTGCCTTACCTGGTCCCAAAAAACGTGACCCCAGTAGTCCTGACCATCCCCACCATTAGACAATCCTCCTGGACTGACTCCACCAAACGAGCTGGAGGTGTCATGTATGGATGGAAAGGCACTGAGGAGGTAAAAcatgcagccaatcagagccttACAGAGTCTCTCTGACCCTGCCACCACCACCTGGCTCTCCAGCCATAGTTCTTTCCAGGCCTTCTCATGAGACGGACGCAGGTTTCCAGTCGCTATCAGATTCAGGCTCTCGTCAAACTTGGCTTCAGCAGTGTCTAAACTGTTGGCCACCACCAGGACGAAGCCCCAGCGAGCCTGGCTCTGCTCTGGAACGAGTGTCAGAGTGGGGGGTATGTGGGTCCAGATAAGGTGCACTGTGGGACAGGAACCTCCTGGGAACTCAGCAGTGGTCACTTTTCCTTGGATGTGACTGAAGGTGAGAGGGATGTTGACTGTGTAAGATATAATTCTTGTACTTCATAGTgcaatttacacatttttataaCCTTACCTTCCTCCTTTGTAATCAGGACCAGACTCGAAAACAATGTCTTTGCTCTGAGGCGTGAATGAACTGACCAGCCTAACAGTGATTGGCTCCTCTGAAGTCATCTGACGCACCAACAGAATTTCCATCACCATTAAGTTGGGGTAGTATCGGTGTGAATACAGAGATTGTGTGACTGTTACACTTGTTGAGCTCAGAGTGTGGGTAAAAATGCCTGGATGAGAACATGAGATTGTTACCAACAATAACTCTTCACAACACAGATTCCTGGAACCAGACAGTCATACACTGCTGCCCATACCTGTGTGGGTGTCCAGGCTATAGGTGTGCTGGGCTGGCTCATCTGTCTCAACCTTCACAGTGAGAGGACAGGGAACATCTGCCCGGTGACAACGTCCACCCTCCCCGTTATATACACCACCCATGTGCATGGTATTGCTGTACACCCTCCATCCCAGAAGCCCGTTGGCCAGTGGAGGGAGGAAGCGCCGGTCACTGGGCAGAGTGTCGCTGGAGAAGATGTAAGGGTCTTCGTCATAGGACATTGTGATGAGGTAGTCTTTACTTGGAAGTCTGCTTTTCTCCAATGCAGTCCGGGTTTGTTGAGAGGGTCCTAGCTCTTAAACAATAAACAATTATCTCACTTTACTACAAGTTAGCATGGTTTGAAAACATGTATATTTTGCCATCAGTCCTCTATTTGCAATGGTATAGTCGCTCAATGAGACTAAAATGGTTATGTGATGTATTTATGCAATATTACTGGACTGAAGCATTTCACATGCTCCTGCCAGTAAATGCTATTTGTAGATTGTGTACTTTGGCACTTTTGTGTCACAAGACATGTGTCATCCAAAGACATAAAGCAAATAGGTGGacagaaagttttaaaaatgagcacccaaaaaaacaaaaaaagacacaaacccCTCAATAGTTTAGCATTTCTGAAATGAATAATTGCTTTGAACACATTCATTGGCAACAATAATAAACATTCAATCTGAGCAATCAAACTAAGCCACTCCTGAAAGTCCGCCGTCTGTCTGCATAAACATCCAGCATAACTCACACACTACTACAGTGGGAATATTTCACTCTCACTTGAACAGGAAGACGCATCTGTTTCTGCTACAACGAAGAgttctggaaaaaaagaagcaaattgAAGATAAAACCTGCAGATGTTCCCAAACTGCTTGTTCTATAaagtttattttacaaaaaaaacttaagtgCTGTAATTCCCCTTACAATTCACGTCTACTGAAAGCAATGAACTCAAAAGCTGCTGATAAAATGGGTCCAAGTTAGGAGTGTCGAGTATCAAAACTGAAGGAGGAGGCCATGTAGCCCTCTATGCTGCAAAGAAAACCTGGACATGATTATGGGTCTGCTGGAAAACATGGTATGGATTTCATGTGGAGGATGAAGTAGATTATGTCTGAACTATAGACTGTATATAGTATATCAATAGATAGAACACCACTGCAGATGAAACATGCTCATTAGATTTTTAGTGAAATGTCACTAAAGTGCACTGTACAGGATACGTTAAATCCGagctttcattaaaaaaaaagtcttaacgatataaatatacactttagttttagttacaGTTGGACAATTTGAACAGTCTTGTTACAGGCTGTAATGGTTGCCACTTAGCGTGTATATATTCATAATTAAACACTAGGACTACTTGGCTGATACTGTAAAAAATTCTCTTCAGGTCACAGTGAGAGGTGTTTACATTTCCATCCTATCTCTTCCGAGAAGTATCACATCACTTTCTCCAAGCTAAATCATGTCATCTCCACTTTGCTTATAAGTCGCTCTAAActcacttcttttctttttttttttaaccttttttgcTGTTAGCTCTTATGTCACTCCTTACACAATATTTTGGGACCAAGCTTTTTAGTCAGGCCCAGAGCCTCTGGAACAACCTGCTTGAGGTTAGGGAAATAGGACTTCTTTTCTTAAAAGAGACTTTAATGGGAGACCTTATACTGAGTTCAGTTTAACTGATTTTACCTCAGTAGTACTTCTGAGTGATTTCTTTTGTTAATTTACacttacatttgtttgtttcattgtgTGAAGTACTTGTAACCTGGTTTTATAATACATAACAAtgaatattattgttatattatatcACTATAATCAGGTTGTAGGCAGGGATGCCCATGTCCAAATGGGGGCAATGGGGGCAAGTATTTATGTAGCCCcacaatcaacatttattaatttaacatAGTACACCTAGAGGTTAAGGTGCTTGCCACAACTGCAACATCCTCTGTTTGCATTCAGCTGGGGTCCTTTGTTGGATgtcatttctctttttccccctcATTTTCTGAGGTTCTGAGGTTTGTGTTAACAGAAGCACAATATTTCTCT
This genomic interval from Etheostoma spectabile isolate EspeVRDwgs_2016 unplaced genomic scaffold, UIUC_Espe_1.0 scaffold00003355, whole genome shotgun sequence contains the following:
- the LOC116676528 gene encoding protein-glucosylgalactosylhydroxylysine glucosidase gives rise to the protein MSYDEDPYIFSSDTLPSDRRFLPPLANGLLGWRVYSNTMHMGGVYNGEGGRCHRADVPCPLTVKVETDEPAQHTYSLDTHTGIFTHTLSSTSVTVTQSLYSHRYYPNLMVMEILLVRQMTSEEPITVRLVSSFTPQSKDIVFESGPDYKGGSHIQGKVTTAEFPGGSCPTVHLIWTHIPPTLTLVPEQSQARWGFVLVVANSLDTAEAKFDESLNLIATGNLRPSHEKAWKELWLESQVVVAGSERLCKALIGCMFYLLSAFPSIHDTSSSFGGVSPGGLSNGGDGQDYWGHVFWDQDIWMYPGIALFYPKLARAVLEYRVGTIDGAKDNAQKQGFKGLKFPWESAVSGREVCPEDIYGQQEIHINGDVTLAFQHYLYLTEDLSMFTEGRGREVIYGVADYWVSRASWNPEEQKYHLLGVMPPDEYYYNVNNSVYTNTVAKFSLQFAVELADRLQHPAPKEWQEVAKNLKIPFDQEAQYHPEFDGYIKGHPVKQADTVMLGYPLGLQMSSEIRRNDLEAYEPVTDPNGPAMTWGMFAIGWLELGEAEKAQHLLEKCFKNIQGPFQVWSESSDGSGAVNFLTGMGGFLQAVLFGYTGFRVQKECLAFSPVLPNDISELCIRGVNYLGSQMDWLLRKDEVCIILREQAHRAGNNQSCDLQVILKASGNKIPLTPGNPVTFPPEPGCVCKLAVTSSCWPL